TTGCTGTTATAGTTGACTAATTGTTGAAATTATGCGTGCATATGTTGGAGCTCCAGCTTAAATTATGTATGTTCATGCTTCGTAGATTGTAGAATATACAACTACAAATTTTAGATTGCCAAGCAAAACAGCTAAATGTTGTATATGATTAAATGTTGTATAAAAAGTGATTTATGATTTGGATACTCTTCAGCATGCATCTTGCTTTCATCTATATATCAAGTCAATCAATATAATGTGATACAAACTAATCgagaatttcaaaatttattcaattaCTTAAGTCAAGTCAATACCCATCCACTTAATTGCATCGTGAAAATTAGTGTCTAACTTTTAATTTCTAATATGGACAAATAATTCATGATCTTTTTAATATCATGTATGTCGTGTATAAATATATGGCTCTACTTTAAGTTTATGGATCATCTTTTGCAATATCCCACACTCGttcacttttgaaaaatcTGCTTTTGGTAAAAATTTGACAAAGCAGACACATGTCATGGTACTTTAAAAGAAATCCGAATTATTGAAGATGTGCTTTTTGTGGAATTAAACGGTCCAAGCTTTCAAGGTCAAGTTAATACTTACACTATTAAGAAATTGGGTAcgaaggaaaaaataattatgaaacATAGCCGCGAAAATTATAAGTCACCACATAAAGTTTGCTTAAGAAATATACATGTCATCGCTGAAAGTTGGGTTAAGAAATATCAAAAGCCTAGTCAAGTCGACTCAATACCTACAGTAAGTCAACATATCAATGTTATCCTctcatttatttttgaaaatttaaaataaaatccatcaTACGGTATACTTTAACCTTTGGGATTATTCACGTTCCTTTTCATCATTCCTTTTACATACTATCAAATTTCTCACATTCTTTTCATCCTTCCTTTCACATGTCGAAACGTGGATGGCACAAATgctatccgaaaatattaggGTCTAAGTAGTACTTTAATTAAAGTAAccaatatatttaaagaatatactaaaaattaataaaatactgAGAGAGCTATGGTAAAACTATAATCCagcacaatttttttaaaataaaaaaagctataaattttggattaaaaaaactGTGACACTTGTTGAAATTAACTCTccgaatttaaaaaaaatcagccaATTTAGtctttcaagaaaaacaaaatagccAATTTCAACCTTGCTGCTAGATTTTATCGCATTTCATCCACTTTTCTGTCTACCACTATATAGAccataatatatttaatattttaacattGTGGGTCATTTTAAGGTCCCATTATGAGATTGGGCCACGGACTTACCTATCTTTCAATTTGCTAATGGCATGTGCTAATTTGTAAAGctgcatttttattttgatacaTCCATTCACATGCGCCTGCAAGACTGTATCAACTTCTTGATTAGCCATATAATTCTgcaattttacttttttgtcAACCATGGTACAAGGGAAATATTAGtaagataaaaatattattgcTCCATAACGTGGTATTTTCTCACTGTAATTTCAACTAAAATGAATTAAGTTAGCATCATTGGCCTGTACATGAggaaagaagaataaaaatggTCCTAATCCCAAATCTTTTAGGTAAGCAGAATCCAATTCTAATAGCTGAGCAGAAGCTAGGCTAAGACAGACAGACAATCGAATATCAATCAGTGCAAAAGTGCAAATAACATTATAGATTgctaaactaattaattaatattttaggTAAGCATAATCCAATTCTAGTAGCTGATcatatcatatcatcaacTCATACCAAATTTCAGAGATTTACagtggtttgattttgatgacCTTTAGATACTATTATTTGGAGTAACTTTCTTGAAGAAACCATATTGATTTGAGGAGGAATCATAAATCCAGATACAAACAATAGATCCAAACCCAGCCGAGCACGAACCAATTATCGGGATTGATTGAGATAATCTGTTTGTGTTAGTTTGAATTTGGATGTGTgtgaaccaaaaaaatcaaatattaaaataaaaaataaataaaaacactgCTTCGCTCCTTACTTGGAAGGAGGTACTCCTATAAATCAAAGTTTGATACAAATGCAAAAtcaattcatcaaaaacacaaaaagaaaaatcttagCACACATGTCAAATTTATGATTAGTAAGAATGTAGGAATTCCTACTTTTGAGGGAAATAGGCAAAgtattttccaaaaaataataataataaatggaCTGGAAACTAAGTTTCAATCAATCTGAATACAGTAAACGATAGACCCAAACTCAGACGAgtacaaaaaaattatctaaGCATTGGGATTGAGATAATTTATTTGTGTTGGTTGAGTCTGGATCTGGATCTATGTTGATTGACAAGAAGTTGGGTTCCAACCctccattatttttcttccattGGTTCCACTTCCTTCGTATCACTCACTATTTTGTAATggtgtttgttttgtgttcCCGCTAAATTCTTTCTTATGGTTGTGGACTCACATTTGACGGACTCCTTCTTATGGTTTTGCATTGTATGAATATGTTCTCTGTTTTAGCTTACACCGTGCTTTCCAACTAATTACATATGCAGTGTTTGCATGTGCATGTGCAGTGTTCTCCAAACATTTCTGCAGAGTGTTTTAAATCATAACATTTGCAGAAAGcaattaaatttctttcttttctgttgtCCACCGTCCCATTCTCATAGTTTGCAGCCTTATGCAAATCCTGTCAAACTATCTTGAACATTTTCTTAtcaaagtaataaaaaaaaatgtatatccATGTATACATTATAATCAGACACAAACGTGCGAACTAAAGCCTAACTAAGCACAACCAATGGCAACCacatttattattaataatctATCTTTATGCCGAAACTAAGTAAATTAATATGGTGGCCAACTGCCAGATAAATAATTCCAAGACTCATTCAATTACTGAGTCAAGTTAATTGAGGACGGCAGCGGGATCGGTCCGATTATCCCCCCACATCTCTATCCTGATCATCTCAGTGAAGCAAAGCCTAGTCAATACCTGCAAGTCAGTTGGAGTTATTAAAAATGTAAGTCAatagagaaaaatagcaaACTTATTTGTTAAGAATTGGCCGGCATTCTAGTAGGTACTATCTAATAATTTGAAACTTATTTGTCAAGAATTTGCTCCAATCAATATTCTGTATTCCAAATGAAGCAGATCATTGTTGTGGACCCACATTTGACGAACTCCTTCTTATGGTTTTGTCTTGTATGAACATGTTGCTCTGTTTTAGCTTACACCTTGATTTTCAAACCAATTACATATGCATACTTTTCATTGTGAAGgctttccttttgtttctctatATATATGGAGAAGAACGGAGGCAACCATATATCAATATACTTGCAGTGTTTGCATGTGCAAGAGCTTTGGTTGTGCCTATCCTATTCGACATATATTCCATTGGCATTTGAATCTATTAACATGCAGGGTCACGGAAGATGCTTGAAACTCTTTCTTGCATTTGCGCTGCTTTTGCTGCAGTACACCCAAGGAGGAGAGGTGGACCACAGTCAGAGGGATACTAACGTTACCATAAGGTGCATAGAGAGGGAAAGGCAAGCACTCCTTGCATTCAAACGTGGCCTGGTGGATAAGTCCGACGATTTACTCTCTTCATGGGGTTCAGAAGCACAAAAACAAGATTGTTGCAGATGGGTGGGAGTCTCTTGTAGCAACCAAACTGGCCATGTTCTTCAACTTGATCTTTCAAACGAAGTTGTAGGcgaatttgacaattttcaAGGTAAGATGATTAGTCCTAAACTGATTGAGTTGCACCATTTACAACATTTGGCCCTTCCTTGGATTAATTTCAATGGGAGCCAATTTCCATATTTCATTAGTTCTCTAACCAATTTAAGATACCTTGATCTGTCTTCGACTAATTTTGGAGGCAAGTTTCCAAGTCAGGTCGGAAATCTTACGAACTTGGTGTATCTGGACTTAAGCGGTAATGACTTTACAAATGCTGAAAATCTCGattggcttcctcttctttcgtCGTTAAGATATTTGGACTTGAGTTTCGCGaatttcagcaatattttcGATTGGCCGGCAGCCATTAATAAGCTTCTTGAACTAACAAACTTGATACTGGGGGATGTGATCTTCCTTCTCCAATTCTTTCCACTCTTTCTTACATAAACTCTTCTAAATCTCTTACTAGCGTTGACCTTCATTCCAACCGTTTGAATAGTACTTCTTCAATATTCGTATGGTTGTCCAACTATAATACCAGCCTTGTTTATCTTGACCTCTCTTTTAACCAACTAGCAGGTTCAATTCCTGATGCTTTTGGAAACATGAGCTCTCTGGCACATCTTGATCTCTCTTATAACCAACTTGAAGGGTCATTACCTGATCTTACAAACCTTTCATCTCTAGAAGTCTTGTCTCTTAGTGACAATCAATTAAGCGGAGTAATTTCAGGAACTCATTTCTCAAAACTCTCCAAACTACAGAATTTGGATTTATCTTCTAACTTGCTAGTTTTAGACATCCACGCTGATTGGATTCCTCATTTCCAACTACACTCTATACAGTTGGAGTCTTGCAAGATGGGTCCGCATTTCCCAAAGTggcttcaaactcaaaaaaatatCTCATACCTTTATATTTCTGATGCCGGAATTTCCGACATCCTTCCAAGTTGGTTTTGGAGTTTATGTCGTAATGTGGAACATATGGATCTCGCACGCAACCAAATTAGAGGTACATTTCCAAATTTGACATTGGAGTTTTCATATTCCTCTGAACAACATCTGAGTTCAAACAAGTTGGAAGGTCAAATCCCTTCAGTTCTATTAAATGCCCCATATCTGGATCTAAGTTCGAACAAGTTGGAAGGTCCAATCCCCTCAGTTCTATCAAAAGCCTCATATCTGGATCTGAGTTCGAACAAGTTTGAAAGGTCCAATACCCTCAGTTCTATTAAATGCCCCATATCTGAATATGAGGTCGAACAAGTTGGAAGGTTCAATCCCCCCAGTTCTATCAAAAGCCTCATATCTGGATCTGAGTTCGAACAAGTTGGAAGGTCCAATCCCTTCAATTCTATCAAAAGCCTCATATCTGGATCTGAGTTCGAACAAGTTGGAAGGTCCAATCCCCTCAGTTCTATCAAACGTCACACATCTGGATCTCTCTAATAATAAACTTTCAAGGTCAATTTCATTCTTGTGTTCAAGTGCAGCTATTGGTTTAGTCTTTCTTAACCTCTCAAGCAACAATGTTTATGGACAAGTTCCGGATTGCTGGACACATTTGGAGAATCTAGTCATGCTTGATTTGAGTTACAATGCTTTGTCCGGGAAAATTCCTACAACAATAGGCTCTGTATTTCGGATTGAAACACTCAAATTAAAAAGCAATAGATTTGTGGGACAATTGCCTGTGTCGTTGAAGAATTGCACAAGTTTAGTAGTTATTGATGTTGGGGATAATAAATTATCCGGACCAATACCTGAATGGTTAGGGGTTAGCTTAAAGAATTTGGTTATCCTGATGCTTTCGTCTAATCACTTCAATGGAAGCTTACCTTCACAATTATGCCATCTAATACGaattcaaaatttggatttCTCTATGAACAATATCTCTGGAAGCATACCTCCATGCGTTAAAATTTTGACTACTCTAGCTCAGAAAGGAAATTCAAGTCTAACCAGTGAACATTCATATCCCACGCCTAGTTATCTCAGTAGATATAATTATCCTAATGTTGATGATGCAACCTTCATGTGGAAAAGAGGAGTGCAGACAATCAGAAGTATTTTGTGGCTCGTGAAGAGAATTGATCTGTCAAGCAATAAATTAACAGGGGAGATTCCAAGTGAAATCAGTCATCTTGTTGGGTTGGTTTCTTTAAACCTATCAAGAAACCAATTAACAGGTCAAATAACTAAAGAGATCGGAAACTTGCAGTCACTGGATTCTCTTGATTTGTCAAGAAACCATATAGACGGAAGAATTCCAACAAGCCTTGCTCGGATAGATCGTCTTGGTTTCTTGGACTTGTCATATAACAACTTGTCTGGCAAAATTCCAGTCGGAACTCAGCTCCAAGGCTTTGATCCCTCTTTTTATGCTGGGAATCTTCAACTCTGTGGATCTCCACTTAAAAAGATGTGTGCTGATGAAGTGGAAAAAGGTCCAAGTGAGCAAACTGATTTCATCAACCAAAAGGACAAGGATGAGCTAATGACACTGGGATTCTACATTAGTATGGGGCTTGGATTTGCTGCTGGATTTTGGGGAGTTTGCGGCACCTTGATATTTTCAAGGTCATGGAGGTACGCATACTTGAAGTTCTTGAATGGTTTaaatgattgattttttgTGAGGATAGCTTTGTTGAAGCGGCAATTGAAGGATGCTTAATTACTAAAGATCAACGGTAAGtaatctctctttctctctctcatagtttattattattttattgactTAATCAACATGCAtgattaatttggtttttctaatttttttatagaataATACTAGTCATACCATATTTTTTATACCACAAttttataccacatgatgtggcagcTGATGTGTACATACCACAGCATATAAAATActagtttctgtttttctaattttatttattaaaatacacttcattcatttaattgatgtggcatatgatatggatatgccacatcaagtggtatagaaatgtgggataataatatggtaaatgtagcattactcttttttatattcatgCAAACTAACtggtcttttttttccttcttcttatttatttatttatttttatttttttgcattttatctttttatccCGCATCTTCGGAGACATGTCTTCCCTTCAATCAAAATGGTGCAAAGTTGCCATGGACAGTTGGAGTGTCTTAACTCCTTAATAAGAAGATTAGTGGGTGGGTTGGTCCGGAActgtttgttttggtttgttgTCGTATTTATTCCCTATTTTGTTTGGATGTTGTGGTTTCCTTTCTTTTGTAACATATGGGCGCGCTCTTTGTTTTGAGTAGAAAACTGAAGCTCCGAGAGCATTACTTGGCATGTTAGCGGCCTTCGCCttattaatatgaaacttattGGTCAATAATTTGCTCCATTGCCAACAGAATTCAGTCTAGTGAAAACTTATTGGTCAATGATGTTGAAGGTCTTGTAGATCTCTTTCGGTGTCTTTCCCTTGATCATATCTGACACAATTTGGCACGTCAAATCCAGCAAGCTTttaagcaaaaacaaaaaatttatgccAACAACTAGTGAGAAACAACCAAAACCAATAAAGTCATATAATCAAATTAGAAacggcttattatcacaaaacatccctaaggtttacgaaactatcagattgcatccttaatgttttttggtgtcacttatggtcctcaacgttagtatgtgcaatcacaaatggtccctaacgttaggttctgtcaaaaactctgtcagtttgctgacgtgccatacatatatatcacaaaacatccctgaggtttacacacttatcacaaatggtccttacgaattttttttaaaaaaatttaaaattcataaaattttggttttctttttaaaattatttataaatgaaaatttttttatagaaggattttaatcttgaggaccatttatgaaaccctaaacctttagtttttttttttttttttaaatttaattttaaattatttttaaaaaacttcattagtttgttgatggcatatatatggagcccacatctacaataatatagtgtcacatgtatttaaaatttaatatatattttaaaataattataattcataaaattttaaaaagaaaacaaaaattttaaatttaaaaaattaaaaaatttcgtaaggaccatttgtgataggtgtgtgaacctcaaggatgttttgtgatatacatatatgccacgtcagcaaactaacgaagtttttgacggaacctaacggcagggaccatttgtgatcatgcatactaaccttgaggaccacgaatgacaaaaaaaaacattaaggatgcaatttgatagtttcgtaaaccttaaggatgttttgtgataataagccaatTAGAAACTACAAAGtatgagaaaaaataaacatattaatAAGTGAGGAACCAAATGCAAAACCATGATGAAAGTACTAAACGGAAATGGAAACTGCAATtttctgcattgcagtttccgttttctgcaatgcagtttctgaaAAAAGTCCCAAAATAACtacaaaactaaaaactacATGACCACATCGAGTAAAAAGAAACCTAAA
The Prunus dulcis chromosome 2, ALMONDv2, whole genome shotgun sequence DNA segment above includes these coding regions:
- the LOC117618268 gene encoding receptor-like protein EIX2, with protein sequence MRSNKLEGSIPPVLSKASYLDLSSNKLEGPIPSILSKASYLDLSSNKLEGPIPSVLSNVTHLDLSNNKLSRSISFLCSSAAIGLVFLNLSSNNVYGQVPDCWTHLENLVMLDLSYNALSGKIPTTIGSVFRIETLKLKSNRFVGQLPVSLKNCTSLVVIDVGDNKLSGPIPEWLGVSLKNLVILMLSSNHFNGSLPSQLCHLIRIQNLDFSMNNISGSIPPCVKILTTLAQKGNSSLTSEHSYPTPSYLSRYNYPNVDDATFMWKRGVQTIRSILWLVKRIDLSSNKLTGEIPSEISHLVGLVSLNLSRNQLTGQITKEIGNLQSLDSLDLSRNHIDGRIPTSLARIDRLGFLDLSYNNLSGKIPVGTQLQGFDPSFYAGNLQLCGSPLKKMCADEVEKGPSEQTDFINQKDKDELMTLGFYISMGLGFAAGFWGVCGTLIFSRSWRYAYLKFLNGLND